The Oryzihumus leptocrescens sequence CCCGGTCGGCGTCGCGCCAGCCGTGCGCCGGCTCGTCGAGCCGCCCCTGCACCGGCGCGGTCCCGGCCTCGAGCAGCCCCTCGACCTTGACCCCGACCAGGCGCAGCCTTGCCCGCTGCAGGCCGAGGCCGTCGAACAGGTCTCGCGCCGTGGCGTAGAGGTCGCGGCTGACGTCGGTGGGGTCGCGCAGGGTCCGTGACCGGGTGATCGTGGTGAAGTCGGCGAAGCGCACCTTGAGGGTCACCGTGCGCCCGACCAGGCCGGCGGCACGCATCCGGGCCGCGGTGCGGTCGCTGAGCTTGAGCAGCTGGCGGTGGATGACCGCCGGGTCGTCGACGTCGTGGGCGAAGGTCTCGTCCGAGCTGATGCTGCGCTCGCGCCGTGCCGGCACGACCGGGCGGGGGTCGCGTCCCCACGCGAGGTCGTGCAGGTGTGCCCCCGTGGTCTCGCCCAGCCCGCGGCGCAGGGTCTGCACGGGGGTGTGCGCGATGTCGGCCACGGTGCGCAGGCCGAGCCGGTGCAGCGACTCCTCGGTGCGCTCCCCCACCCCCCAGAGGGCGCCCACCGGCAGCTGGTGCAGGAACGGGACGACCTCCGTGCGGGGTACGACGAGCAGCCCGTCGGGCTTGGCCAGCCCGGAGGCCAGCTTGGCGACGAACTTCGTCGGAGCCACGCCCACCGAGCAGGTGACGCCCTGCTCGTCGGCGATGGTGTCGCGGACCATCCGGGCGATCCGGGACGGTGACCCGAGGCGGCGACCCGCCCCGGAGACGTCGAGGAACGCCTCGTCCATCGACAGCGGCTCCACGATCGGGGTGACCGTGCCGAACACCGCCATCACCGCCTGCGACACCTGGGAGTAACGGGTGTAGTCGGGCGCGACGACCGTGGCCTGCGGGCAGAGCCGCCGGGCCCGGGCCATGGGCATGGCGGCGGCGACCCCGAACGCGCGCGCCTCGTAGGTCGCCGAGAGCACCACCCCGCGGTTGCCGCCACCGCCGATGATGACCGGGGTGCCGACCAGCTCGGGACGGGCCAGCAGCGACACCGAGGCGTAGAAGGCGTCCATGTCGACGTGCAGGATCGAGCAGCCGGTGTCGTCGGGCTCCCCGCCACTGCGCGCCGGCACGGTGAACTGCCGCCGGCTCATCGCCGGCTCCCCGGGCCGTGGGCCGGCACCGCGGTGCCCACGCCAGTGGCTACCCCACCGGTATGCCGTGCCGGTCGCCTCCCGTGGGAGGTGTCGGGGCGTGTGGGCGAGCAGTCCCGGCGTACGGGCAGGCGGTCAGGCCTCGCGGGTGAGCGGTCAGGCCTTGCGGGCGAGCACGTGCAGGGTCGCGCCGAGCTGGCCCAGGAAGCCGAAGTCGGGGTGCCGCGCGGCCGCCTGCTCGAGCTCGAGCAGGGCGGTGCGGTCGGCGTCGGAGTCGGTGAAGGCGGCCGGGACGAGGTCGCTGAAGATGCGCACGCCGTGGGAGTCCTGGACCTCCATCCCGGCGCCGCGCAGCAGCTCCTCCACTCCCCCGGCGTCGAAGCGGCGCGGCAGCGGGTCGGTGGCCCCCCAGCGGCCGTCGGCGCTGGTGAGCGCGTGCCGGGCCTGGGCGAACTGGCCGGCCAGCGCCTTGGCCATGACCACGGCAAGGCGCTGGGCGACGAGCAGGCTGAGGTGGCCACCGTCGGCCAGGACGGCGGCGACGGACTGCAGGCTGGCCTGCGGGTCGTCGACGAACTCCAGCACCCCGTGGCAGCAGACCAGGTCGGCCTCGCCGGCGGGGTGGACATCGAGCAGGGTGCCGGCGTCTCCCTGGACCGCGACGACCCGGTCGGCGACCCCGGCGTCACCGGCGCGCCGGTTGAGGGCGGCCAGGGCGTCAGGGCTGGGGTCGACGACGGTGACGTGGTGGCCGAGCGCGGCAATCGGCACGGCCAGGCCGCCAGTGCCGCCGCCGAGGTCGACCACCCGCAGCGGCCGGCCGAGCTCGCCGGTGCGGTGCTCCACGAGCGAGCGCACCGACTCCCAGACGGCGAAGGTGCGCACCGAGGTCTCGACCCCACCGCGGCGGGAACGTCGGAGGTCTTCGGGCACGGTGGCACTCCTTCGGTGGCAGCCGTCGGCCGTGGCGGCTGCGGTGGCACGGGGACGCGCCTCACCCTAGTGCCCCGAGCTTCCGGGGCTGGCGTGCCACAGCTTGCGGGACGGCGTCCCCGGCGGGGTGTCACCGTCGGGGACGACCCGGCTGTCGGAGAGCTTGCGGGCGTCGCGCACGTCGCCACCTGCCGGGCGGATGTCGGCGTAGGGCGACTGCCTGAAGCCCGAGGCGTGCACCAGCACCCGGCGCCGCCGGCCACCGCCCATGCCCCCGGCCCGCTCCCCCTGCTCCGTCCCGTCCCCCTCGCCCGGGCCCCCGAACCCGCCGGGGTGGCCCACGCCGAACCCGCCGTCGGGGCCGGTGAACCCGCCGGAGGGCGTCGCATCGCTGAGCGGCCCACCCTGCCCGGCACCGTGCCCGGAGGCCGGCGCCATGACCGGCCGGCTGGACCGGGACGCGGCCGCCCCGGCCACGGCTGCCTCGCCGTAGGCGGCGGTGGCTCCGGCCAGGAAGTGGGCCCGCTCGTCCGCCTCGGCGAGCGCGGCGTGCACCGCCTCGACACCGCCGGCGGTCCACGCATCCCACAGCGCCGACAGCTCCCACGCCCCGGTGGCACGCAGGGAGACCCCCTTGGGTCCGGTACGGCGCAGCTCCCCGCGCACCAGCAGCATCCAGGAGTGGAAGACGGTGGCGGCATAAGGCCCCTGGACGTCCTCGAAGAAGGTCGCGTCCACCGGACCGGTGGCGTCGTCGAGGGTGAGGAACACCACCCGCCGCCCGGAGCGGATCGGCGGGGTCTGGGTGGCGACCTTGACCCCGGCGACGAGCAGCTCGGCGCGGCTGCGGCGACCGAGCAGGTCACGGGAGCGGGTCACCCCGAGCGCGTCAAGCATCGGGGCGTAGAAGTCGACCACGTGGGCACTGGCGTCCAGGCCGAGGATGTCGAGCTCGGCCCGGACCCGCTCCGGCCCGGTCATCTCGGGCAGGCCGGTGGAGGTGGTCAGCTCGGGGTCGTCGCCGAGGTCGAGGGTCAGCTGGGTCGCCTGTGCCGCGGCCGGGACGGCGGCACTGGCCGCGCGGGACTGGGTGGCGGCGAGCGCCCGCACGTCGGGACCGACACCCGGCCCCACCCCGGCGAGGACGGCCTGCCGGCTCTGCGCCGCCGTCACCGCGCGGCCCGCGCGGGGCGTCACCCGCCGGCCGGCCCGGCCGACCGCGCGGGTCCAGCGGTCGAGCTCGGCCACGTGCAGCAGCAGGTCGCGCCGGGTCACCCGTCCGCGGCGGCCCAGCGCCGTGGAGCCGGCCACACCACGCCCGCTCGACAGGGCGGCGCCGGCCCCGGTGCCCCCCAGCCCGTAGAGGGAGTCCAGGCCACCGGCCAGCACCAGCCGCTCGGCGACGGGGCGGCTGACCCGGGCCCGGTGCCAGAAGTCGGCCAGGCTGGCGTAGGGCTGCCCGGCCACGATCCGCTCGACCTCGGCGTCACTGATCCCCTTGACGTCGGCCAGCGACAGCCGGATGCCGTAGGCGCGGCCGTCGGGCAGGTCGGCATCGGGCCGCTGACCCCACACCGGCACCTGCTCGATGCGGTAGCTGCCCGTGGAGGCGTTGACGTCCAGGCCGAGGACGGCGATGCCCAGGCTGCGGGCGTCGTCGAGGATCAGCCGCTTGGGGTACATCCCCGGGTCGTGGGTGAGCACCCCGGCCAGGAAGGCGGCCGGGTGGTGGGCCTTGAGCCAGGCCGACTGGAAGGTGGGCAGCGCGAACGCCGCGGCGTGGGCCTTGCAGAAGCCGAACGAGGCGAACGCCTTGAGCACCGCCCAGATGCGGTCGACGTCCTCGGCGGAGTAGCCGCGGGCGAGCGCCGCCGGGCGCCACCACGACTCCACCTCCTGCTGCCCCTGCGGGGAGCCGAGGGCACGGCGCACCTCGTCGGCCTGCGCCAGGGTCACGCCGGTGGTCTCGGCGACGATGAGCAGGACCTGCTCGTGGAACACCACGACGCCCTGGGTCTCGCGCAGGGCGGGCACCAGGGTGGGGTGGAGGTACTGCGGCTCCTCCCAGCCCTGCCGGGCCCGCAGGAACGGGGTCACCATGTCGGACTTGACCGGGCCGGGGCGGAACAGGGAGATGTCGGTGATGAGGTCCTCGAACGTCTCCGGGCCGAACTTGCCGACCAGCTCGCGCTGGCCCGGGGACTCGATCTGGAAGCAGCCCAGGGTGTGGGTGGAGCGGATCAGCCGGAAGGTGGCCTCGTCCTCGAGGCTGACCTGGTCACGGTCGTCGAGGTCGACCCGGACGCCGTCGACCCGCTGGACCTCCTGGACCGCGTGGGCCATCGCCGACTGCATGCGGATGCCGAGCACGTCGAGCTTGAGCAGGCCGAGGGTCTCGACATCGTCCTTGTCGAACTGGCTCATGGGGAAACCCAGCCAGCTGGCCTCCACCGGGGTGCGGTCGAGCAGCGTGGCGTTGGACAGCACCACGCCGCACGGGTGCAGGGCAACGTGGCGGGGCAGGCCGTCGAGCCGCTCGACGAGGTCGAACAGCACCCCCAGGCGGGGCGAGTCCAGACCACTGGCCCGCAGCTCGGGCAGCTCCCGCAGGGCGTTGCGGGCGTCCCGGGCCCGGATGTGCGGGAACGCCTTGGCGATGGCGTCGATCTCGACCGGCGGCAGGCCGAGGGTGGCGCCGACGTCGCGGATCGCGTGGCGCACGCGATAGGTGTCCATCATCGACACGCAGGTGACCCGGTCACCGCCGAAGCGCTGCAGGACCTGCTCGTAGATCTCGGTGCGCCGGGCCGACTCCACGTCGATGTCGATGTCGGGCAGCTGGGCCCGCAGCGGAGAGCAGAACCGCTCCATCAGCAGGCCGTGGCGCATCGGCTCCACCCCGCTGATGCCGAGCAGGTAGTTGACCAGGCTGCCCGCGCCGGATCCGCGGGCCGCGACCCGCACCCCCATGTCACGGATGAGGTCGCACACGGCCGCGACGGTGAGGAAGTAGGTGGGGTAGCCCAGTGCCGCGACGACCGCGAGCTCCTCCTCCAGGCGGGCGGTCACGGCGGCGAGCTCGCGCTCGCCCGCCCCGGCGTAGCGGCCCGGGACCGCCTCGTGGCAGCGGCGGGCCAGCACCTGCTGGGGGACGTCGTCCGGCGCCAGGCCGAGCACCGACGGCTCGGGCAGGTGCACCGCCCCGATGCCGAGGTCGGTGCGGGCGTCCAGGCCACAGGCGTCGGCGAGTGCCAGGGTCTCGGCGACCAGGCGCTCGGCCCGCTCGCGCTCCCCGCTGCCGCCCCCGGTCGGGCCGGTCCCCGCCGTGGCGGCCACCTCCAGGGCGATGGCACGCATCCGTGCGGCCGGGGCGAGGTGGGCCGCCGTGGTGACCCGGTCGAGGTGCCGGGTGTCCAGCGGCACCAGCCGGCGGGCGGCGTCGAGCACGTCGACCGTGCGCGCCCCATCGGGGTCGGCGTGCCGGACCGCGGCGGTGAGCACCGCCGGGAGACCCGCCTCGTCGGCCAGGCCGAGCAGCCGGGCGGCGTGCCCGACGCTGGCCGGTGACCCTTCCGGCCCCCCGTGGCAGACCACCTCGACGACCACCGACCCGCGGGGCATCCGGCTGGTCCACCGCTGCAGCAGCGCTCTGGCCCGGTCGGGCCGCCGCGCCAGCAGGGCCTGGCCGACGTCGGACTGCGGGCCGAGCAGCACGACCAGGGCGGGGGCGCCCGTGGCCGGGTCGAGCGCGTGCTCGGCGACCAGGTCGAGGGAGCTGACCGGGGACCCTCGTTCCCCGGACAGGTGGGTGCGGGTGACCAGGCGGCACAGCCGCGCCCACCCCACTCCTGCCGGCACCCCGGAGGCCTGGCCCCGGGCAAGCACGGTCACCCGGGGGTGGCGCGGGTCGACCTCGGCGCCACCCCGCACCGGCTGGGCACGGGCCCGTCCGGAGGCTCGCGGCGGCTCCGGCACGACCACGCCCGGCCCACGTCCCGTCCCCGGCGCGCCCCACCCGGCCGCGGGCCCCGAACCTGCCCCTGCCCCTGCCCTTGCCCCTGATCCCGGGCGCACTGGCTCCTCCGGCCGGACGGCCAGGTCGACCCCGAGAACCGGGGTCAGCCCCGCCTCGGAGCAGGCCTGCACGAACCGCACCGCGCCATAGAGGCCGTCCCGGTCGGTCAGCGCCAGCGCCGGCTGCCCCAACGCGGCAGCACGCTCGACGAGGGCCGCCGGGGTGGAGGAGCCGTAGCGCAGGGAGAACCCCGAGGCGACGTGGAGGTGGGCGAAGGCATCGGTCACGGTCGTCCTGCCGGAGTGACGAGCGCGGGCAGGGTCGCGGCGACCGGCAGCCCGAGCGCGGCCTGGACCAGGCCGAGGAAGACCTCGGCCTGGCGCAGCAGGTCGTCGGCCTCCCGGGTGGGCAGCGCCACCGCCCCCCGCTCGATCGCCGCCCGGCGCCGGGCGGAGGCGGCGAAGAACACCGCCCACTCGGTCAGCTCCGGGGCCACCTCGGGCAGCACCTCCCAGACGCTGCGCGGCCGCGAGCGCCGGGTGGGCCGGCTGCGCGCCGCAAGCAACGCCGCTGCGGCACGCAGGGCAGCGAGGTGCGCGTCGACGTAGCGCTCGTCGACGGTGCCGGCACGACAGGCGTCGAGCAGGCTGGCCCGGGACCGGTCGAGCAGGTCGAGCGCGGTGGTCGCCATCGGCGCCCGCGGGACACCGCAGCCGGAGCTCCTGGCAGCGGTTGTGGTCGTGGCGGTGGTCATGTCGGGTCCTTCCTGCCGCGGTGGACGGGTCAGCGGTCCGGCGGTGTCCCTGCGGGGCGACACCCCGAGCGACACCCGGATGGGGCTTCAGTCGGCGACGCGAACCAGGCGCCAGCCGGGCACCCTGCCGTCGCGGGCCAGGTCGTAGACGCCGGTGCCGAGCATCCGGCCCGGGCTGGCCGCCACCCGCCACACGTCCTGCTCGAGGTCGGGCGCCCCCACCGGCTCCCCCTCGCGCGGCTCGAGCGCCTCGCGCCACCAGGCCCGGCGCTCATGCCAGTGCCCGATCACGTCCCGCACCACGTAGAGCCGGCCTCGCCACACGAACGCGGCCGGACGGGCCTGCGGCTCCCCTCCCGGGTCGTCGGCGTCGCGGTCCTCGCGGACCTCGATCGGCTCCTCGTAACGTCGCACCATGACCCGCTCCTCGCCTGCACACCCCGGACTCGTGGACCGCACACCGGCCCGCGGTGGCGGGGTCGAGGCGCCCCGCGGGCCGGTCGTGCGGTGGTCGGACAGGGCACACGGACACGTGAATGTTAGTACTTCTGTTCGATAGAACAAATGTACACCCGGCTTCGGACAGGCCGTCAACCTCTGGACACCCTCTTCCCGCGGAACCCGCGCGTGGCTAGCGTCGAGCCATGACGCACGTGCCGACCGCGGCGCCGGAGCCCGTCCTCGACCACCCCGCGGTCCAGCGCGTCGCGGCCGCCCTGTCGGCCTTCGGCGTCCGGGGCACGATCACGGTGCTCGACGACGCCGCCCGCACCGCGCGCCAGGCGGCCGTCGCCCTCGGCGTGGACCCGGCGCAGATCGCCAACTCCCTGGTGTTCAAGGCCCACCGCCCCGGCGGCGCGGAGGAGTCACTGCTCGTGCTCACCTCCGGCGCGCACCGGGTGGACACCGTCAAGGTCGCCGACCTGATCGGGCTCGAGACGGTCGAGCGCGCCGACCCGCAGTTCGTGCTCGAGCACACCGGATTCCCGATCGGCGGCGTCCCACCGGTGGCCCACCTGCGCCCCCCGGCCACGCTCGTCGACGTCTCCCTCGCGCGCTACGACCGGGTGTGGGCCGCCGCCGGACACCCCCACGCCGTCTTCCCGACCTCCTACGACGAGCTGCTGCGGATCACCGGCGGCCAGCCCGCCGAGGTCGCCTGAGCCCGTCCTCCCGGCGCTCCGTCCCGCGCACCCCGAGGCCCGCGCGGACCTGGGTCCTGCGCTGCTGAGCACCGCGCATCTGAGTACCTGTACGGATAGGCCCCCACCGCACCGGCCGAGCAGGATGGTGCCGCGCAGAAGGGGGAGCGCACGATGGGCACGAGGACCGGTTGCGGGTCTGGGGAGGGGCACACCTGCAGCCGGGCTCGTGCCCTTCCCCATGTCCGGGACGCATCACCACCGCCGGATCACCACCCCGCATCACCACCGCCGCATCACCACCGCCGGGCATGCCGCGAACGTCACCGGCCGAGCATCGGCATTGCGGACGCCGACCGTCCGCATGTGGCCCTACCGTCATGTCCTGAGCCGGCCCAGTCAGGGCTGAGCCAGGACGAGAGCCAGAACGACGAGGGGGCAGGCATGCGATCCCGAACCCGGGGCATGTGGTGGGGAACCGCGATCGAGGCACCCGATCCCGGTGCCCTGGCGAGGTTCTACTCCGAGCTCCTCGGCTGGCCGATCGGGCACGAGGAACCCGGGACGGCCATCGTGGCCGCCGCCCCCGAGGGACCCTTCGTGGTGTTCCAGCAGGCCCAGGGCTACCACGCCCCGGTGTGGCCACCCGTCGACGGGCAGCAGCGGCCGATGATGCACCTCGACTTCCAGGTCGGCGACCTCGACGGTGCCGTCGCGGAGGCGCTCGCCCTGGGCGCCACGCTGGCCGCGGAACAACCGCAGGAGCACGTCAGGGTGCTCCTCGACCCGGCCGGGCACCCGTTCTGCCTCTGCCGCGACGACGGCTGACTCAGACGACGGCTGCCTCACCGGGTGCTGCCACCGGCGCAGGCCGGGTGGCGGGCGAGGGAAGGTCGGCCGGTCAGACCCCGAGGTTGGCGTAGACCTCGAGCGTCGCCGTGGAGCGGTTCATCGTGTAGAAGTGCAGGCCCTGCGCGCCCTCGGCCAGCAAGCGCTGCGCCAGCTCGGTCGCGACCTGCACGCCCACCTCGCGCACGGCGGCCGGGTCGTCGGCCACCGCCTCCAGCCGAGCCACCACGGCGGAGGGCAGCGGCGTGCCGGAGAGCTGCGCCATCCGCTCGACCTGGCGCACGTTGGTCACCGGCATCAGCCCGGGGATGATCGGCAGGTCCCGGCCGCGAGCGACCACCCGGTCGCGCAGCCGCACCCAGGCGTCGGCGTCGAAGACGAACTGCGAGACGGCGAACTCCGCCCCAGCGTCAGCCTTGCGCACCAGCACGTCGGCGTCGTGGTCCAGGCTCGGCGACTCCGGGTGCCGGTCGGGGAAGGCCGCCACGCCGACGGTGAACGTGCCCAGGCCCTTGACCAGCGCGACCAGCTCGTCGGCGTGGTCCAGCCCCTCGGGGTGGGCGGTCCAGGGCGAGCCGGGACCGCCGGGCGGGTCGCCGCGCAGCGCCAGGACGTTGCGGACGCCGGCGTCGGCGTACTCCCCCACCACCTGGCGCAGCTGCGCCACGGACCGGCCCACGCAGGTCAGGTGCGCCATCGGGGTCAGCGTCGTCTCGCGCGAGATCCGGCCGGTGACGCGGACGGTGCGGTCCTGCGTCGAGCCGCCCGCGCCGTAGGTCACCGACACGAACGTCGGCCGCACCGCCTCCAGCCGGCGGATCGCCTCCCAGAGCGCCTGCTCGGCTGCGTCGTCCTTGGGCGGGAAGAACTCGAAGCTGTATGACGCACCCTCCGCCGCGAGCACCTCGGGGATGGAGCGGGTGACGTGCTCGGCCCGGGGCAGGATGGACGCGGTTCCGTGTGCCATACCGGCCAGCGTAGGTGAACCGGCGCCACGTAGGCTCGGACCATTCAGCATCCGGGAGGCACGTTGTCCAGTCCGCTCGACGCCCATGACCTGCGCCGCCGCGTGCAGGCCGTCGTCGACGCCGAGATCCGCACGCAGAGCGCCGTCCTCGGCGAGATCGGCGACGACCTCACGCCGCTGGTGTCGGCCGTCGCCGCGCTGCTGCGCGGTGGCAAGCGCCTGCGCGCCGCCTTCCTCTACTGGGGCTACCGCGCCGGCGGCGGCCCCGACGGTGAGGCCGTGGTGCGGGCCGCGACGGCCATGGAGCTGTTCCAGGCCGCGGCCCTGCTGCACGACGACGTCATGGACGACAGCGACACCCGCCGCGGCCTGCCTGCCGCACACCGGCGCCTGGCCACCGAGCACACCGAGCAGGGCTGGACCGGCGACGGTGACCGCTTCGGCGTGGCCGGGGCGATCCTGGCCGGCGACCTGTGCCTGACCTGGACCGACGAGCTGTTCGCCACCTCGGGGCTGCCGGCCGCCGAGCTCGACCGCGCCCGTCCCGTGTTCGACCGGATGCGCACCCAGCTCATGGGCGGGCAGTTCCTCGACGTCCTGGAGTCGGCCCGCGGGTGGGAGTCGCTGACGACCGCCGAGCGGGTCGAACGGGCCCGCCGGGTCATCCGCTACAAGAGCGCGAAGTACACCGTCGAGCACCCGCTGCTCATCGGCGCCACCGCCGCCGGCGTGGGCGGGGCCGACCTCGCGGAGCTGTCGGCCTACGGGCTGGCGCTGGGCGAGGCGTTCCAGCTGCGCGACGACCTGCTCGGCGTCTTCGGCGACCCGGCGCAGACCGGCAAGCCCGCCGGCGACGACCTGCGCGAGGGCAAGCGCACCGTGCTCATCGCCGAGGCCCTCGACACCGCCGGCCCGGCCGGGGTCGCCGCGGTCGACAAGCTGCTCGGCCTGGCCGACCTCGACGAGGCCGGGGTCGAGGAGCTGCGCGCGGTCATCACCGGCAGCGGGGCCCTGGACCGGGTGGAGCAGCGGATCAGCGCCCTCGTCACGGACGCCCACGCCCACCTCGACGCGACGACCGGGCTGACGCCGGAGGGCCGGCAGATGCTCGCCACCCTCGTCGACGTCTCCACCGCCCGCTCGGCGTGAGCCGGCCGGCCCACCCGGGCCCGGGGCACGTCCTCGTCGTCGGGGCGGGCCTGTCCGGCCTGTCTGCGGCGATGCACCTCGCCGGCGCCGGGCGGCGGGTCACCGTCCTCGAGCGCGGCCCCGGGCCGGGGGGCCGGGCCGCGGGGGTCGAGCTGCCCTCCCCGGGCGGCGGCAGCTACCGGCTGGACACCGGCCCCACCGTCCTGACCATGCCCGACCTCGTCGCCGACTGCTTCGACGCGATCGGCGAGCCGATGGAGCGGTGGCTGACCCTGCGCCGGGTGGACCCGGCGTACCGGGCCCAGTTCGCCGACGGCACGGGGCTGTCGATGACCTCCGACCCGGAGGCCATGGCGCAGCGGATCCGCGACTTCGCCGGGCCGGCCGACGCCGCCGGCTACGAGCGCTACGTCGACTTCGTCACCCGGCTGTACCGCCTGCAGATCGGCGAGTTCATCGACCGCAACTTCGACTCGCCGCTGGACCTGCTCGGGCCGTCGCTGGCGCGACTGGTCGCGATGGGCGGCTTCCGACGCCTCGCGCCGACGGTCGCCCGCTACTTCCGCGACGAGCGCCTCCAGCGCATCTTCAGCTTCCAGGCGCTGTATGCCGGGGTGTCACCCCAGCGGGCCCTGGCCATCTACGCGGTCATCTCCTACATGGACCTCGTCGAGGGCGTCTTCTACCCCGTCGGCGGGATGAGCGCGCTGCCGCAGGCGATGGAGGCGGCCGCCCGCAGCGCGGGCGTCGAGTTCCACTACGACGCCGAGGTCACGTCGGTGCAGTGGTCCGGCGACCGGGTCACGGCGGTGACGACGGCCGACGGCACGATGCACCAGCCGGACGCCGTGGTCGTGACCGTGGACCTGCCCGGCGCCCGCGAGCTGCTGCGCCGGCCGGAGCGACGCCTGGTCCGGCCGCGCTGGTCGCCCTCCTGCGTGGTGCTCGCCGCCGGCGTCACCCGGACCTGGCAGGACCGCCCGCACCACACCATGCACTTCGGCCACGCCTGGTCCGAGGTGTTCGACGACCTCGACCACGGCCGGCTGATGCGCGACCCCTCGTTCCTGGTCTCCCTGCCCTCGGCGACCGACCCGGCACTGGCACCGCCCGGCCGCAGCGCGGCCTACGTGCTCTTCCCGACCCCCAACCTCACCGCCCCGCTGGACTGGGACCGGCTGCGCGGGCCCTACCGCGAGCAGGTGCTCGAGCGGGTCGAGGCGGCCGGGTGGACGGGGTTCGCCGACGGCATCGATGCCGAGGTGCTGCTCACCCCGGCCGACTGGGCGGCCCAGGGGATGGTGGCCGGCACGCCGTTCGCGGCCGCGCACACCTTCGCCCAGACCGGGCCGTTCCGCTCCCCCAACCACATCGGCGACAACGTGGTGCTGGCCGGCTCGGGCACGGTCCCCGGCGTGGGCGTGCCGATGGTGCTCGTCAGCGGCCGGCTGGCCGCCGAGCGCCTCGTGGGCGCGGACCCCCGGCGTCGCTCTCGGGCGTGGCGATGAGGCCCTTCACCCACCCGCCGCGACCGGAGCTCGTGGCCGCCTACGTGCAGTGCCGCCGCATCCACGCCCACTACGGGCGGACCTACTACCTCGCCACCCGGCTGCTCCCCCCGGAGCGCCGCCCGCACGTGTGGGCGCTGTACGCGTTCGCCCGGGTGGCCGACGAGATCGTCGACAACGCCGCCGGCGGCGACCCGCGCCGGCTCACCGGGTGGTCCGAGCACGCACTGGCCGCGCTGCGCGCCGCGGAGCCGCCCCACCCGCGGCTGGAGCCGGTGCTGGCCGCGACCTGGCACACGATGCGCGCCTACGACCTCGACCCCGGGCTGCTGGAGGAGTTCCTCGCCTCGATGGCGATGGACCTCACGGTGACCCGCTACGCGACCTGGGCGGACCTGCGCGGCTACATGCGCGGCAGCGCCGCGGTCATCGGTGAGCTGATGGCGCCGGTGCTCGGCGCGTCCGGGCCGGAGGCGCTGCACTGCGCCGGGACGCTGGGCGAGGCGTTCCAGCTGACCAACTTCGTCCGCGACGTCGCCGAGGACCTGGACCGGGGCCGGATCTACCTGCCCGGGGAGGACCTGCGCCGCTGCGGGGTCAGCGAGGACGCGCTGGCCCAGGCCGTGCGCTGCGGGCAGCCCGACCCGGCGGTGCGCACCCTGGTGGCGGTGCAGGTGCGCCGGGCGCTGGACCTCTACGAGCAGGCCCGGCCGGGCCTGGCCATGGTCGACGCGAGCGCCCGGCCCTGCCTGGAGGCCGCCTTCACGCTCTACCGGGCCATCCTGTGGCAGGTCGTCGACCACGACTTCGACGTCTTCGCCGGACGCCTGAGCGTGCCGCGGAGGGCGCGGGCCCTGACGGCCGGACGGGTGGTCGCCGCGGCCGGGGTCAACCGCCTCGCCGTGCGCGGCGGCCGGCGGCCACCCAGGCGCTCGTGCTCATGAGCACCAGCGCGAAGCCGAAGGCGAGGTCCTCCACCGGGGCGAACACGACCCGCCCGTCACCGAAGGCCACCACGCGCCCGGAACCGAGGATCGCCGCGTCGGCGTAGCGCACGATCCCGCGTCCGGTCA is a genomic window containing:
- the metF gene encoding methylenetetrahydrofolate reductase [NAD(P)H], coding for MAHGTASILPRAEHVTRSIPEVLAAEGASYSFEFFPPKDDAAEQALWEAIRRLEAVRPTFVSVTYGAGGSTQDRTVRVTGRISRETTLTPMAHLTCVGRSVAQLRQVVGEYADAGVRNVLALRGDPPGGPGSPWTAHPEGLDHADELVALVKGLGTFTVGVAAFPDRHPESPSLDHDADVLVRKADAGAEFAVSQFVFDADAWVRLRDRVVARGRDLPIIPGLMPVTNVRQVERMAQLSGTPLPSAVVARLEAVADDPAAVREVGVQVATELAQRLLAEGAQGLHFYTMNRSTATLEVYANLGV
- a CDS encoding phytoene/squalene synthase family protein; the protein is MRPFTHPPRPELVAAYVQCRRIHAHYGRTYYLATRLLPPERRPHVWALYAFARVADEIVDNAAGGDPRRLTGWSEHALAALRAAEPPHPRLEPVLAATWHTMRAYDLDPGLLEEFLASMAMDLTVTRYATWADLRGYMRGSAAVIGELMAPVLGASGPEALHCAGTLGEAFQLTNFVRDVAEDLDRGRIYLPGEDLRRCGVSEDALAQAVRCGQPDPAVRTLVAVQVRRALDLYEQARPGLAMVDASARPCLEAAFTLYRAILWQVVDHDFDVFAGRLSVPRRARALTAGRVVAAAGVNRLAVRGGRRPPRRSCS
- a CDS encoding lycopene cyclase domain-containing protein, whose amino-acid sequence is MTYTAAALVAVAVAALTDLLVLRTRLLRTRTWWAAYAIVLFFQLLTNGWLTGRGIVRYADAAILGSGRVVAFGDGRVVFAPVEDLAFGFALVLMSTSAWVAAGRRARRGG
- a CDS encoding VOC family protein, yielding MRSRTRGMWWGTAIEAPDPGALARFYSELLGWPIGHEEPGTAIVAAAPEGPFVVFQQAQGYHAPVWPPVDGQQRPMMHLDFQVGDLDGAVAEALALGATLAAEQPQEHVRVLLDPAGHPFCLCRDDG
- a CDS encoding polyprenyl synthetase family protein, encoding MSSPLDAHDLRRRVQAVVDAEIRTQSAVLGEIGDDLTPLVSAVAALLRGGKRLRAAFLYWGYRAGGGPDGEAVVRAATAMELFQAAALLHDDVMDDSDTRRGLPAAHRRLATEHTEQGWTGDGDRFGVAGAILAGDLCLTWTDELFATSGLPAAELDRARPVFDRMRTQLMGGQFLDVLESARGWESLTTAERVERARRVIRYKSAKYTVEHPLLIGATAAGVGGADLAELSAYGLALGEAFQLRDDLLGVFGDPAQTGKPAGDDLREGKRTVLIAEALDTAGPAGVAAVDKLLGLADLDEAGVEELRAVITGSGALDRVEQRISALVTDAHAHLDATTGLTPEGRQMLATLVDVSTARSA
- the crtI gene encoding phytoene desaturase family protein; amino-acid sequence: MSRPAHPGPGHVLVVGAGLSGLSAAMHLAGAGRRVTVLERGPGPGGRAAGVELPSPGGGSYRLDTGPTVLTMPDLVADCFDAIGEPMERWLTLRRVDPAYRAQFADGTGLSMTSDPEAMAQRIRDFAGPADAAGYERYVDFVTRLYRLQIGEFIDRNFDSPLDLLGPSLARLVAMGGFRRLAPTVARYFRDERLQRIFSFQALYAGVSPQRALAIYAVISYMDLVEGVFYPVGGMSALPQAMEAAARSAGVEFHYDAEVTSVQWSGDRVTAVTTADGTMHQPDAVVVTVDLPGARELLRRPERRLVRPRWSPSCVVLAAGVTRTWQDRPHHTMHFGHAWSEVFDDLDHGRLMRDPSFLVSLPSATDPALAPPGRSAAYVLFPTPNLTAPLDWDRLRGPYREQVLERVEAAGWTGFADGIDAEVLLTPADWAAQGMVAGTPFAAAHTFAQTGPFRSPNHIGDNVVLAGSGTVPGVGVPMVLVSGRLAAERLVGADPRRRSRAWR
- a CDS encoding YbaK/EbsC family protein, which translates into the protein MTHVPTAAPEPVLDHPAVQRVAAALSAFGVRGTITVLDDAARTARQAAVALGVDPAQIANSLVFKAHRPGGAEESLLVLTSGAHRVDTVKVADLIGLETVERADPQFVLEHTGFPIGGVPPVAHLRPPATLVDVSLARYDRVWAAAGHPHAVFPTSYDELLRITGGQPAEVA